One Saccharomyces kudriavzevii IFO 1802 strain IFO1802 genome assembly, chromosome: 7 DNA segment encodes these proteins:
- the ASN2 gene encoding asparagine synthase (glutamine-hydrolyzing) 2 (similar to Saccharomyces cerevisiae ASN2 (YGR124W) and ASN1 (YPR145W); ancestral locus Anc_3.483), producing the protein MCGIFAAFKHEDINSFKPKALQLSKRIRHRGPDWSGNAVMNSTIFVHERLAIVGLDSGAQPIASADGEYMLGVNGEIYNHIQLREKCSGYKFQTFSDCEPIIPLYLEHDIDAPKHLDGMFAFCLYDAKKDRVVAARDPIGVVTLYMGRSSKSPKTVYFASELKCLTDVCDSIISFPPGHVYDSETDKITRYFTPNWLDEKRIPSVPVDYHAIRHSLEKAVRKRLMAEVPYGVLLSGGLDSSLIAAIAARETEKANADADGDASVNNKQLAGIDDQGHLHTSGWSRLHSFAVGLPNAPDLQAARKVAKFIGSIHHEHTFTLQEGLDALDDVIYHLETYDVTTIRASTPMFLLSRKIKAQGVKMVLSGEGSDEIFGGYLYFAQAPSAAEFHTESVQRVKNLHLADCLRANKSTMAWGLEARVPFLDRDFLQLCMNIDPKDKMINPKEGRIEKYILRKAFDTTDEPEVKPYLPEEILWRQKEQFSDGVGYSWIDGLRDTAERVISDTMFANPKADWGNDIPTTKEAYWYRLKFDAWFPQKTAADTVMRWVPKADWGCAEDPSGRYAKIHEKHVSA; encoded by the coding sequence ATGTGTGGCATCTTTGCAGCCTTCAAACATGAAGACATTAATAGTTTCAAACCAAAAGCTCTACAGCTATCCAAGAGAATCAGACACCGTGGTCCAGACTGGTCCGGTAATGCCGTCATGAACTCCACCATCTTTGTTCATGAAAGGTTAGCTATTGTTGGTTTAGACTCTGGCGCTCAACCAATCGCTTCAGCTGACGGCGAATATATGCTTGGTGTCAACGGTGAAATCTACAACCATATTCAACTTAGAGAAAAGTGTTCTGGCTACAAATTTCAGACCTTCAGTGATTGTGAACCCATTATACCATTGTATTTGGAGCACGATATCGATGCTCCAAAACATTTGGACGGTATGTTTGCCTTCTGTCTATATGATGCCAAGAAAGATCGTGTTGTCGCCGCAAGAGACCCTATCGGTGTCGTTACTTTATACATGGGACGTTCTTCCAAGTCTCCAAAAACTGTTTATTTTGCTTCCGAACTAAAATGTTTGACTGATGTTTGTGACAGCATCATCTCATTCCCTCCAGGTCATGTCTATGATTCTGAAACGGACAAGATTACTCGTTACTTCACTCCAAACTGGCTGGACGAAAAACGAATTCCATCTGTCCCTGTTGACTACCATGCTATTAGACATAGCTTGGAAAAAGCTGTCAGAAAGAGATTAATGGCTGAAGTTCCATACGGTGTTCTATTATCTGGTGGGCTGGACTCTTCTTTGATTGCTGCCATAGCTGCTCGTGAAACCGAGAAAGCTAATGCCGATGCCGACGGGGACGCCAGCGTTAACAACAAACAACTTGCAGGTATCGATGACCAAGGACATTTGCACACATCCGGCTGGTCTCGTCTGCATTCGTTTGCCGTTGGTTTACCAAATGCTCCTGATTTACAGGCTGCGAGAAAAGTTGCCAAGTTCATTGGTTCTATTCATCATGAACACACCTTTACATTGCAAGAAGGCCTAGATGCGTTGGACGATGTCATTTACCACTTGGAAACATATGATGTCACCACTATAAGGGCCTCCACACCAATGTTCTTATTATCTAGAAAGATCAAGGCTCAAGGTGTTAAGATGGTTCTTTCCGGTGAAGGTTCAGACGAGATCTTCGGTGGTTATCTATATTTTGCACAAGCCCCTTCTGCCGCCGAATTCCATACAGAATCTGTGCAACGTGTCAAGAACCTACACTTGGCTGATTGTTTGAGAGCCAATAAATCTACCATGGCTTGGGGTCTCGAGGCTCGTGTTCCATTCTTGGACAGAGACTTTTTGCAACTATGTATGAACATTGATCCAAAAGATAAGATGATCAACCCCAAAGAGGGGCGGATCGAAAAGTACATTTTGAGGAAGGCATTCGACACTACGGATGAACCAGAGGTCAAACCATATCTACCGGAAGAAATCCTATGGAGACAAAAAGAACAGTTCTCCGACGGTGTTGGTTATTCATGGATCGACGGATTGAGGGACACCGCTGAAAGAGTTATCTCAGACACCATGTTCGCCAACCCAAAGGCTGACTGGGGCAATGACATCCCAACTACGAAGGAGGCTTACTGGTATAGGCTGAAGTTTGATGCTTGGTTCCCTCAAAAGACGGCCGCTGATACCGTCATGAGATGGGTACCCAAGGCCGATTGGGGCTGCGCCGAAGATCCTTCTGGCAGATATGCGAAAATCCATGAAAAGCACGTCAGTGCTTAA